The Aspergillus nidulans FGSC A4 chromosome VIII genome contains the following window.
GAGCGCAGACATCGAGAGAATCGTCCAGGGGTGGCAAACAATGCATGAAATCTGGGCGAATGCCACTGAGATTGCACTCGCAATTATTTTATTGGAGAAACAACTTAGTATCGCCTGTGCGGTACCTGTGGGCGTGTCTATCTGTATGTTCCTGCGCACGTCCAGTGGACGGCCTGAACCAAGATCTATACTAATCTGATTGTCAATCGCTAGTCGCCCTTGTGTGTTCCTTGGTTGCAATGTCTGGCGTCATGGCAAGGCAAGCCAAGTGGCTAGAGGCAATTGAGCGGCGCATCTCTTCGACTGCTGCCATGCTTGCATCAATCAAGGGTGCTAAACTGCTTGGCCTCAAGCCGTCCCTCATGGCCTCAATTCAGGACCTACGATTGCAGGAACTTACTATTTCTAAAGCCTTCCGAAAGCTTTTAGTATGGAACATGGCATTTGGTGAGTAATTCCCAAGCAATCAGCCGTCCATCATCGCGCATTCTTGCTAACATGTGCCACCAGCCTGGATGACTCGCATCTTCGCCCCCATTGTGTCTTTTGCTGCGTACGTCGCCATCTCAGAAAACGCAGGGCGCGGGTCCTCGCTCGACATCAATATGGTTTACACATCACTTTCGCTCTTCGCTCTCCTGGCAGACCCATTCTTGTCCCTGGTCATGGCGCTCATGGGGTTCCTTGGCTCAATTGGTTCTTTCACACGAATCCAGGAATTCCTCAACAAAGAGACTTATCATGGGAACCCCAATACCTCCCACTGGAGCTCTGTCACTAGCCTATCCCCGTACAAGGAGCGTCATCTTTCATCCGATACGTCCAGTACGCTGGGAGTCCAAGAAGATGAGACAACAGTTGAGATGAAACTTGCCCTCCCATTTCTTGATACTCTCATGGTGGAGAGTGCAAGCTTTGGATGGGATCCCAAAGCAGACCCAAATCTGCAGGATATAACATTGACGTTCCCCGGTCGAAGTTTCTCCATGATTGTCGGTCCCTCCGGGTCTGGTAAGTCAACACTATTGAAGGCCCTGCTTGGTGAGGTCCCGCGGCTTCAGGGTAAGGTGCAGGTTTCGTCCGATAGCATTGCATACTGCGACCAAACGCCTTGGCATATGAATGGTACGATTCGGGAGAGCATTATTGCTATGTCAGAGTTCGACCTGCTATGGTATACCACTATCATAAAAGCATGTGCTTTAGAGCAAGACCTAGCCCAGTGGCCCCAAGGTGACCAGGCTATTATTGGCAGTCGTGGTGTTGCCCTTAGTGGCGGACAAAGCCAGAGAATTGTACGTTTCCACTCCTCGAATAGCCACCAAGGACAGATATGCTGATAATATATCCCCTATAGGCACTGGCAAGGGCTATATACGCCCGGAAACGAATTTTGCTCCTCGATGATGTTTTCAGCGGTCTCGATGCAGCCACGGAGAACCACATTTTCTGCAGCTTGCTTGGAGTGACTGGACTCCTGCGGGAAGCTGGCACTACTGTTGTCctcgcttcatcttctgtcAAGAGAGTCCCATACGCCGACCACATCGTTGTGctagatgaagaaggaagactGACAGAGTCTGGCTCGTTCGGTGACCTCGCTGAGCAATCAGGATACGTCTCTAgtttctctcttccagctccgaACTGGGACTCCACCGGCGAGACGGAGTGCTTTCCCAAACCAAAACCATCTCGCACAGCGGTCTTGCCAGTAAAGAAGGCTGATTGGAGCGAGGAGAATGTGCACAAGCATACCGGCAGTCTTGCAACCTACCTGTTCTACATCCGCGCCGTGGGCTGGATTCCAACGATAATATTCCTCGCGGCCATCGCCGCATTCGTGTTCTGCATTTCCTTCCCAAGTAGGTTGGGCTTTATCCTGGTCCTGGGCGGTATTGCTAACGCAGTCTTGCAGGTATCTGGTTGAAATGGTGGGttgctgcagatgccgcGGAACCTGGTGAGCATACACAGCACTACGTCGGGATCTACTTCATGCTAGGCGGTCTTGCTATGATTTGCTTGATCATAAGCTGTTGGGAGGTCGTTGTGACGTCAGTCCCCAAGTCCGGGGAAAGGTTCCATGAAGCAATTTTGGATACTGTTCTAAGGTGCGTGTTTCCTGTATCTGTAAAGGCAAACCTGACCGTACTAATCACTCTAATAGTGCTCCTATGCGATTCCTCTCGACTACAGACAGTGGATCCATCCTCAACCGATTCAGCCAAGATTTGCAGCTCATAGATATGGAGCTTCCCATCGCTGCAATCAACGTCGTTGCCAGTGAGCGACACCCACGCCCTTTGATCCTTTCAGAAAGCGAGGTTAACAAACTGACATTGAGCACGTAGCACTTTTCTTGTGTCTTGCACAAATGATCCTAGTCGGAGTTGCGTCTGTGTATGCGGCAATCGCATTTCCTGTGGTGCTGCTATCATTGTATGCCATCCAAAAGGTGTATCTGCGCACATCCCGCCAGCTCCGACTGCTCGAAATCGAAGCCAAAGCGCCGCTCCTGTCCCATTTTACAGACTGCTTGAGCGGACTAGTCACACTTCGAGCCTTCGGTTGGCAAGACGCAATGGAAGAGAGGAACTTGAACATCCTTGACTACTCCCAGCGCCCTTTCTATTCCATGTATTCTGCGCAGAGATGGCTAACCCTCACCCTGGATCTTGTTGTTGCGGGCATCGCCATTATCCTGATTATCCTTGTTGTAGCTTTGAGGGGCTCAATGAATGCCCCCTATGTTGGAATCGCCTTGTTCAACGTGATCCTTTTCAGTCAAACCGTCAAACTTCTGGTCCAATTTTGGACAAACATGGAAACCCATATCGGCTCTGTTGTGCGAGT
Protein-coding sequences here:
- a CDS encoding uncharacterized protein (transcript_id=CADANIAT00002743), with the translated sequence MNETSDFCAIIDDSWRVHARSCRGGFDFTLLFEELALCILPIAFVITLSPIRIYTLLQTDSKVGPSKRPILKTSGWLLWGALQFLQAIIWALPNARNTRASIAASLLMGCGSLILCVLSYMEHFRNVRPSLLLELYLLVTLLFDVTRTRTLWLRDDNDYNKLMAVIASFAVAVKVVLVVLEGWQKRAILKDKYRAYPPEALAGLANRVLFWWLNPLFFKGYFKLLRVEDLYPLDKRLESARLHFAENRTGKASLLNVVFKTFKWSILAVVPPRLCLIGLTFCQPLLLHRAMELSAEKVTIESTHVGYGLIGAYVLVYVGMAIMMSQQQHLTYRAITMVRGAVVSLIYKKASMLTIKDADPAASMTLMSADIERIVQGWQTMHEIWANATEIALAIILLEKQLSIACAVPVGVSIFALVCSLVAMSGVMARQAKWLEAIERRISSTAAMLASIKGAKLLGLKPSLMASIQDLRLQELTISKAFRKLLVWNMAFAWMTRIFAPIVSFAAYVAISENAGRGSSLDINMVYTSLSLFALLADPFLSLVMALMGFLGSIGSFTRIQEFLNKETYHGNPNTSHWSSVTSLSPYKERHLSSDTSSTLGMKLALPFLDTLMVESASFGWDPKADPNLQDITLTFPGRSFSMIVGPSGSGKSTLLKALLGEVPRLQGKVQVSSDSIAYCDQTPWHMNGTIRESIIAMSEFDLLWYTTIIKACALEQDLAQWPQGDQAIIGSRGVALSGGQSQRIALARAIYARKRILLLDDVFSGLDAATENHIFCSLLGVTGLLREAGTTVVLASSSVKRVPYADHIVVLDEEGRLTESGSFGDLAEQSGYVSSFSLPAPNWDSTGETECFPKPKPSRTAVLPVKKADWSEENVHKHTGSLATYLFYIRAVGWIPTIIFLAAIAAFVFCISFPSIWLKWWVAADAAEPGEHTQHYVGIYFMLGGLAMICLIISCWEVVVTSVPKSGERFHEAILDTVLSAPMRFLSTTDSGSILNRFSQDLQLIDMELPIAAINVVATLFLCLAQMILVGVASVYAAIAFPVVLLSLYAIQKVYLRTSRQLRLLEIEAKAPLLSHFTDCLSGLVTLRAFGWQDAMEERNLNILDYSQRPFYSMYSAQRWLTLTLDLVVAGIAIILIILVVALRGSMNAPYVGIALFNVILFSQTVKLLVQFWTNMETHIGSVVRVKDFTENVEREDLPSENNPVPPLWPSQGAIEFHNVSASYGSSDLVLKDVSLEIKPGEKVGICGRTGSGKTSLMLSIFRMIELNAGTVIIDGLDISTIPRQEIRARLNGVSQDAVFIKGTVRQNADPTGASSDRAIWDALKNVQLLTVVQEKGGLSANIDDLHLSHGQRQLFCLVRAILHPSKILVLDEATSNVDNKTDETMQRIIREKFSNHTIIAVAHKLDTILDYDKVVVLDSGRVIECEDPYTLLTRDSAFSKLYANSLASEEELPN